The genomic window GTCAGCTTCGAGTGCGAGCGCTGTGGCGAGGTGGCCACGGGCCGCGTCGAGGCTGCTGCGCACGCCACCCACGTTGCCGCCTGCTCCCTCGACCTTGTCGGTGAGCGCTGACACACGACCGATGCGCTTGGTGATGTTGGCGGTGGCGGCGTCGAAGCGACGGTCACGCGCCGCCAGAATGTTACTGATGCGGTTCTTGAGCTGCTCCTCGCGCTGCCCCTTGGTGGCGGAAGCCTCGCTGCTGCGAGCGGCCTGGCGGGCTGCCTTCTTCGCCTTGCGAGCGGCTTCGAGTGCGTCCTTCTTCGCCTTGCGAGCGGCCTTGCGGGCCGCTGCTCGGTCGGCGCGCTGCTGAGCGGTCAGCTGGGTGCCCGAGCCCGTGCCGGTACCAGTACCGCTTCCGGCGGTGGCTTGCGCGAACATCGGCACCGCCAGCGCGGCAACAAGAGCTGCAGCGACGGCGATGGTTCCGATTGATCTGGTCTTCATCTCAGGCACTCCGATCGATTACCGCGCACCCGCACGGTGTGACCTTCCGTGCTCTCAGTATCGGAGCCTGCGGTTGCGCGGTGGTTGACCACGTGTTGAGTTTACATTGAGCAACATGTCCGCCGAGCAGCCCGCCTTCACGGCTCACGAGCGCGCCAGCGGCAATGTGACCGCGAATTCCGCGCCACCCAGATCGCTGTCCCCCACCGAGATCGTCCCGCCCATGAGCTCGACGAAGCGTGACGCGATCGACAGTCCCAACCCGGCGCCGCCACTGCTGCTCGTCCGCGACGAGTCCAGCCGAGCGAACCGTTCGAAGATGCGCGCTCGATCGGCCACGGGTACACCCGGACCGGAGTCGGCGACTCGAACCACCCACGCGCCCCCTTCCGCGACAGCGCGCACGCGCACGGTCCCGCCCGAAGGCGTGTGCCCGATCGCGTTGCCGACGATCGCCGAGACGACCTGCACGACGCGGTCGACGTCGCCGAGCGGACGGGCGTTGTCATCGAGTTCGAGCGCGAGCGTGACGCCGGCATCATCCGCGGTCGCAACGAAACGCCCGGCGAGCGCGTCACGCACCGTTGCGACGTCGACCGGCGTGCATGCGAGGCGCACCGACCCCGCGTCGAGCTCGGCGAGCGCCAGCAGCGTCGACGACATCTCGGCGATACGGTCGGCCTCGTCTCGGATGACTTCGAGCGCGTGGGTTCGCTTGTCAGGTTCGCTCACCACGCCGTCGAGAAGCGCCTGCGCGAAACCTCGGATGGACGTCAGCGGCGTGCGGATCTCGTGGCTGACGTCGCCCACGAACGCCTTCTGCGCCGCGTACGCGTCAGCCACGCGTGAGGACATGCGGTTAAACGAGCGCGCCAGCGACGCGGTCTCGGCGTCGCCCTCCTCGGCGACCTGAGTGCCCAGCTCGCCTGCCGCGACGTGATCGGCGGCGGACTCAAGCCGCACGAGCGGCGCGGTGAGCCGACGCGCCAGCACGCCGCCGGCGACGAACGCGACGACGGCAGCGACGACAAGCGATAGTCCCGCCAGTGCGAGTAGCCCGGTCTGGGCGCGGCCGATCTCGGCGAGCCCCTGGATGGCGACGAGCACGTGCCCGCCGTCCATCGGCGTCGCGACCATCACGACCGGCACGCCTGCACCGGTGCGCAGCCGAGCCGCGCTCACGTCCGCGACCTGCGTGGGCTTGAGCCGCCCGAGCGGCAGCGGCGCGGCGGAAGTGCCGGCCGTCGAGCGCAGCACCTTGCCGCTGTCATCGGTGACGACGAGCGCTGCGCCGATAAGCCCGGCCTCGATGCGCAGCATGCGGTCGCGAGTGGTCGCCGAGACGGCCTCGTCGAGTTGCTCGGCGGCCGCCTGGCCCTTCGCGAGAACGGCGACCTGTCGCGCGAGGTCGTCGGTGCGCCGCCCGATGGCGTACTGCGACCACACCGCAGCGAACACCCCGAACGCGACGACGAGCGAGAGTAGCGTGCCACCGACCACGTACGCGCGGGCGCGCGACGCCGTGCTCGGCCGCGGACGCGAGCCCCGGGCGCCGGCGTCGCTCACGGCGCGTCCTTGCGCACGCGGTAGCCCACGCCACGCACCGTCTCGAGGAATCGAGGAGCGGCGGCATCGTCGCGGAGCTTCTCGCGGATGTGGCGGATGTGGACGTCGACGCCGCGAGCCTCCGCGAAGTCGGCGTAGCCGACTGCGGCCTCGAGCAACTGGTCGCGTGAGAGCACCACGCCCGGTCGGCGCGCCATCGCAAGCAGGATGTCGAACTCGCGAGCTGTGAGCGCGATGGGCGCGTCGTCCACCGTGACTTCGCGCGTGGCCGGATCGATCGCAAGCCCACCGACGCGTACTGCAGCAGGCTCGGCCGCCGGAGTGCCCGCGGAACCATGCCCTTCGCCCGCGCGCCGTAGTAGCGCACGCACCCGGGCGACCAGCTCCGGCGGTGAGAACGGCTTGACGACGTAGTCGTCGGCGCCGCCCTCGAGCAGCGCGACCTTATCGGCGTCGGTGTCTTTCGCGGTGAGCATGAGGATGGGCACAGACGACTCGACTCGGATCGCCTTGCAGACCTCGGCGCCGGTCA from Coriobacteriia bacterium includes these protein-coding regions:
- a CDS encoding response regulator transcription factor, producing MSTVLIVDDEANIRELVSVYLQSAGFTIECAADGPAAVKRFREVGPDLVVLDIMLPGMTGAEVCKAIRVESSVPILMLTAKDTDADKVALLEGGADDYVVKPFSPPELVARVRALLRRAGEGHGSAGTPAAEPAAVRVGGLAIDPATREVTVDDAPIALTAREFDILLAMARRPGVVLSRDQLLEAAVGYADFAEARGVDVHIRHIREKLRDDAAAPRFLETVRGVGYRVRKDAP
- a CDS encoding HAMP domain-containing histidine kinase, translated to MSDAGARGSRPRPSTASRARAYVVGGTLLSLVVAFGVFAAVWSQYAIGRRTDDLARQVAVLAKGQAAAEQLDEAVSATTRDRMLRIEAGLIGAALVVTDDSGKVLRSTAGTSAAPLPLGRLKPTQVADVSAARLRTGAGVPVVMVATPMDGGHVLVAIQGLAEIGRAQTGLLALAGLSLVVAAVVAFVAGGVLARRLTAPLVRLESAADHVAAGELGTQVAEEGDAETASLARSFNRMSSRVADAYAAQKAFVGDVSHEIRTPLTSIRGFAQALLDGVVSEPDKRTHALEVIRDEADRIAEMSSTLLALAELDAGSVRLACTPVDVATVRDALAGRFVATADDAGVTLALELDDNARPLGDVDRVVQVVSAIVGNAIGHTPSGGTVRVRAVAEGGAWVVRVADSGPGVPVADRARIFERFARLDSSRTSSSGGAGLGLSIASRFVELMGGTISVGDSDLGGAEFAVTLPLARS